In Bacillus sp. KH172YL63, one genomic interval encodes:
- a CDS encoding flavin reductase family protein — protein MDIRPDTLEWQAAYKLMIGSILPRPIAFVSTLDEKGEANLAPYSFFTAICADPMLVCFSPMRRGKDGSKKDTLLNIEKTKEFVINIVSEGFVEEMNDCAVEFAPDIDEFEQVGLTKRQSVTVKPPGVTESKVQLECVLHDVLHFGDHPGAGSLVIGKVECVRVEDELFYDGKIDSEKLKPVGRLAGQMYTKPLSDSFELIRKR, from the coding sequence ATGGATATCAGGCCAGATACGCTCGAGTGGCAGGCTGCTTATAAGCTCATGATCGGCTCGATTTTGCCGAGGCCGATCGCCTTTGTTTCCACCCTGGATGAAAAGGGTGAGGCAAACCTTGCACCGTACAGTTTCTTTACGGCAATTTGCGCCGATCCGATGCTCGTCTGCTTCTCTCCGATGAGAAGGGGGAAGGACGGCAGCAAGAAGGATACGCTTTTGAACATCGAGAAAACGAAGGAATTCGTCATCAATATCGTCAGCGAAGGATTCGTGGAAGAGATGAATGACTGTGCAGTGGAATTCGCCCCTGATATCGATGAATTTGAACAGGTCGGACTGACGAAACGACAGTCGGTCACCGTGAAGCCCCCTGGAGTGACGGAAAGCAAGGTGCAGCTGGAGTGTGTCCTTCATGACGTCCTTCACTTCGGCGATCACCCCGGGGCAGGGAGCCTTGTCATCGGCAAGGTGGAATGTGTCAGGGTGGAAGATGAACTCTTCTACGATGGAAAGATCGATTCAGAGAAACTCAAACCGGTGGGCAGGCTTGCCGGTCAGATGTACACCAAACCATTATCCGATTCATTTGAATTGATACGAAAAAGGTGA
- the ilvB gene encoding acetolactate synthase large subunit, which yields MRAKVEAEPASQTLTDNVNGADMLMMALKEERVEILFGYPGGAVLPIYDALYKAPIKHVLARHEQGAIHAAEGYARVSGKPGVVIATSGPGATNLVTGIADAMMDSLPLVIFTGQVASGVIGTDAFQEADVVGITMPITKHNYQVRDIKDLPRIVKEAFHIASTGRPGPVLVDIPKDLTLQQAYLPHEVEMDLPGYQPNFSPNPLQIKKMVDAIQVSKQPVILAGAGVLHGKATEELKTFAEQYDIPVIHTLLGLGGFPADHPLFLGMAGMHGCYASNMAIHECDLLINIGARFDDRLTGNLTTFAPRAKVVHIDIDPAEIGKNVDTQIPIVADAKQALTKLLQHEVVKPDFDAWHHHLKSYKRDYPFWYNQAQDVLSPQRLIEQVYEMTNGEAVVTTDVGQHQMWAAQYYSFKKPNNWVTSGGLGTMGFGFPAAIGAQLANPSSTVVAFVGDGGFQMTLQELVLLKELNLPVKVILLNNGTLGMVRQWQETFFEERYSQSVFSMQPDFVKLAESYGIKGYQVKTQEEVDAVLKEALTNDEPVLIDCWVNPKENVYPMVAPGKGLHEMLGVKP from the coding sequence ATGAGAGCGAAAGTTGAGGCAGAACCGGCTTCACAGACACTGACAGACAACGTCAACGGTGCTGATATGCTGATGATGGCTTTAAAGGAAGAGAGAGTTGAGATTCTGTTTGGATATCCTGGAGGCGCGGTATTGCCGATTTACGATGCTCTTTACAAAGCTCCGATCAAGCATGTCCTGGCACGGCATGAACAGGGCGCCATCCACGCGGCGGAAGGGTATGCGAGGGTATCCGGGAAACCGGGAGTCGTCATTGCGACGTCAGGCCCAGGGGCGACGAATCTTGTCACCGGGATTGCAGATGCGATGATGGATTCCCTGCCACTCGTCATCTTCACCGGTCAGGTGGCTTCAGGTGTGATCGGGACCGATGCCTTTCAGGAAGCGGATGTTGTCGGCATCACGATGCCGATCACGAAGCATAATTATCAGGTCCGGGACATCAAGGACCTGCCGAGGATCGTCAAGGAAGCCTTTCATATCGCCTCGACAGGCAGGCCGGGACCGGTGCTTGTCGATATACCGAAGGATCTCACATTGCAGCAGGCTTACCTGCCCCACGAGGTGGAGATGGACCTGCCGGGTTATCAGCCGAACTTCAGCCCGAATCCACTACAAATCAAGAAGATGGTCGACGCCATCCAGGTGTCGAAGCAGCCGGTCATCCTAGCCGGTGCCGGTGTCCTTCACGGAAAGGCAACGGAGGAACTGAAAACATTCGCAGAGCAGTATGATATCCCGGTGATCCATACCCTCCTAGGGCTGGGCGGATTTCCGGCAGATCATCCGCTGTTTCTCGGAATGGCGGGAATGCATGGTTGTTATGCGAGCAATATGGCCATCCATGAATGTGATCTTCTTATCAATATCGGTGCCCGGTTCGATGACAGGCTGACAGGGAATCTCACCACGTTCGCGCCAAGGGCGAAGGTGGTCCATATCGATATCGACCCGGCTGAGATCGGGAAGAACGTGGATACTCAGATTCCAATCGTGGCCGATGCAAAGCAGGCACTCACCAAGCTCCTTCAACATGAAGTCGTAAAGCCGGATTTCGATGCCTGGCACCATCATCTCAAATCGTACAAAAGGGACTATCCATTCTGGTATAACCAGGCACAGGACGTATTGTCCCCGCAGCGCCTGATCGAGCAGGTATACGAAATGACGAACGGGGAAGCCGTCGTCACGACAGATGTCGGGCAGCATCAGATGTGGGCGGCCCAATACTACTCTTTCAAAAAGCCGAACAACTGGGTCACATCCGGCGGACTCGGGACGATGGGCTTCGGTTTCCCGGCTGCGATCGGTGCACAATTGGCGAACCCGTCCAGTACCGTCGTCGCTTTCGTCGGGGACGGCGGATTCCAAATGACCCTGCAGGAGCTGGTTCTCTTGAAAGAGCTGAATCTTCCAGTCAAGGTGATCCTGCTCAACAACGGCACGCTCGGAATGGTCAGACAGTGGCAGGAAACGTTCTTTGAAGAGAGGTACTCTCAATCGGTATTTTCCATGCAGCCTGATTTCGTGAAGCTGGCCGAATCATACGGCATCAAAGGATATCAAGTGAAAACCCAGGAAGAAGTCGATGCTGTTTTAAAAGAAGCGCTCACAAATGATGAGCCGGTACTCATCGACTGCTGGGTGAATCCAAAGGAAAACGTCTACCCGATGGTGGCCCCAGGGAAGGGATTACACGAAATGTTAGGGGTGAAACCATGA
- the ilvN gene encoding acetolactate synthase small subunit, producing the protein MRKRIVTALVHNRSGVLNRVTGLFTKRQFNIESISVGYTEVEGISRMTFVVNVEDDRKIEQLLKQLHKQIDVLKVSDITDQGVVARELALIKVLSTGQTRSEINGIVEPFRAAIIDVARDSVTVQVTGETSKIEAIIDLLRPYGIKEIARTGITAFARGNGKPVTDLKQYSIVN; encoded by the coding sequence ATGAGGAAGCGGATTGTCACAGCCCTTGTCCACAACCGGAGCGGTGTTTTGAACCGGGTGACAGGATTGTTCACGAAGCGTCAGTTCAATATCGAAAGCATCTCGGTCGGATACACGGAAGTCGAAGGGATATCCCGGATGACCTTTGTCGTCAACGTGGAAGATGACCGGAAGATTGAACAGCTGTTAAAACAGCTCCATAAACAAATCGATGTCCTCAAAGTATCGGACATCACCGATCAGGGTGTCGTTGCCAGGGAGCTTGCCCTCATCAAGGTGCTGAGCACAGGTCAGACCCGGTCCGAAATCAACGGGATCGTAGAACCGTTCAGGGCTGCCATCATAGATGTCGCAAGGGACAGCGTGACCGTTCAGGTGACAGGGGAAACGTCTAAAATAGAAGCCATCATCGATCTGTTAAGGCCATATGGGATCAAGGAAATCGCACGTACAGGGATCACGGCATTCGCCCGTGGCAATGGAAAACCGGTCACCGATCTGAAACAGTATTCAATCGTGAATTAA
- the ilvD gene encoding dihydroxy-acid dehydratase, producing MRSDMIKKGIDRAPHRSLLYATGVKLEDLEKPFIGVCNSYIDIIPGHMHLNGFAQVVKEAIREAGGIPFEFNTIGVDDGIAMGHIGMRYSLPSRELIADSAETVINAHWFDGVFYIPNCDKITPGMLMASVRTNVPSVFVSGGPMEAGVSSEGKPLSLVSVFEGVGAHQSGRMTAEQLLDIEANACPTCGSCSGMFTANSMNSLMEMLGMAPPGNGTIVATSEERHQLIKDAAKYLVDMVKKDIKPRDIITEDTIDDAFALDMAMGGSTNTVLHTLAIANEAEIDYDINRINKVAERVPYLSKISPASDYSMQDVHNAGGVSAIIKELCEMEAVHKDRITITGKSLYENVKDAHIQNDDVIRRKENAHSPVGGLSVLFGNIAPNGGVIKVGAVDPSIKTFMGEAIVYESQDAALAGIESGEVKEGHVVVIRYEGPKGGPGMPEMLAPTAAIAGRGLEKKVALMTDGRFSGASRGISIGHVSPEAAEGGPIGVVENGDPIFIDLTNRTISLMVSEEELKFRQQEWVQPPPKIKKGYLARYAKLVTSASTGGILKTE from the coding sequence GTGCGAAGTGACATGATCAAAAAAGGAATCGACCGTGCTCCCCACCGCAGTTTACTGTATGCGACGGGAGTGAAGCTGGAAGATTTGGAGAAACCATTCATCGGTGTATGTAACTCGTATATCGATATCATCCCCGGTCACATGCATTTAAACGGATTTGCTCAAGTCGTGAAAGAAGCGATCCGGGAAGCAGGCGGGATCCCGTTCGAATTCAACACAATCGGTGTCGATGACGGGATCGCCATGGGACATATCGGGATGAGATATTCGCTCCCGAGCAGGGAACTGATTGCAGACTCAGCGGAAACCGTCATCAACGCCCACTGGTTTGACGGCGTATTCTATATCCCGAACTGCGATAAGATCACACCGGGAATGCTGATGGCCTCGGTCAGGACGAATGTCCCTTCCGTTTTTGTATCGGGAGGTCCGATGGAAGCTGGCGTATCAAGTGAAGGGAAGCCTTTATCACTCGTATCCGTTTTCGAAGGCGTCGGTGCCCATCAGTCTGGAAGGATGACGGCGGAACAGCTGCTGGATATCGAAGCTAATGCTTGTCCGACTTGCGGATCGTGCTCCGGGATGTTCACGGCGAACTCGATGAATTCCCTGATGGAGATGCTCGGAATGGCACCTCCCGGAAATGGGACGATCGTCGCAACATCCGAAGAGCGGCATCAATTGATCAAGGATGCAGCGAAATACCTTGTAGACATGGTAAAAAAAGACATCAAGCCGAGGGATATCATCACCGAAGATACGATCGATGACGCGTTCGCCCTGGATATGGCGATGGGAGGCTCGACGAATACGGTCCTTCACACGCTTGCGATTGCCAATGAAGCAGAAATCGATTATGACATCAACCGGATCAATAAAGTGGCTGAAAGGGTCCCATATCTGTCCAAGATCAGCCCGGCCTCCGACTACTCCATGCAGGATGTGCACAATGCCGGAGGGGTCAGCGCCATCATTAAAGAGCTGTGCGAGATGGAAGCCGTACACAAAGACCGGATCACCATCACCGGAAAATCACTGTATGAAAATGTGAAGGATGCCCACATTCAAAACGATGACGTCATCCGCCGTAAGGAAAACGCCCACAGTCCGGTAGGCGGATTATCCGTCCTGTTCGGAAATATCGCCCCTAACGGCGGTGTCATCAAGGTTGGGGCAGTGGACCCATCGATCAAGACATTCATGGGAGAAGCGATCGTTTACGAATCACAGGATGCTGCCCTTGCCGGAATCGAAAGTGGCGAAGTGAAGGAAGGTCATGTGGTGGTCATCAGGTACGAAGGGCCAAAGGGCGGTCCTGGCATGCCTGAAATGCTTGCCCCGACAGCTGCGATTGCAGGGCGGGGATTAGAAAAGAAAGTGGCCCTCATGACAGATGGACGATTTTCCGGGGCATCCCGGGGCATATCCATCGGACACGTATCACCGGAAGCGGCTGAGGGAGGGCCGATCGGGGTCGTGGAAAATGGCGATCCGATCTTCATCGACCTGACCAATCGGACAATTTCCCTGATGGTGTCAGAAGAAGAGCTGAAGTTCAGGCAGCAGGAGTGGGTACAGCCTCCTCCGAAAATCAAAAAAGGATATCTTGCAAGATATGCAAAGCTTGTGACATCAGCGAGTACAGGCGGCATCTTGAAAACCGAATAG
- the ilvE gene encoding branched-chain-amino-acid transaminase codes for MNEQWIYLDGQYVKKEDAVVSVYDHGFLYGDGVFEGIRMYDGNVFRLEEHVDRLYDSAKSIMLHIEVSKQEMGDIIVDTLKKNKLENAYIRVVISRGVGNLGLDPFTCRKPQIIVIAEQLALFPKSLYETGIDIVTVASRRNRADVLSPKVKSLNYLNNILVKIEANLAGVSEALMLNDQGYVAEGSADNIFIVKKGKILTPPGYVGALEGITRNAIIEIAEKLGFEMKEEVFTRHDVYTADEVFLTGTAAEVIAVVKVDGRVIGEGKPGKYTNQLLQEFRNTVTQDGRKVYKQNAQVG; via the coding sequence ATGAACGAACAATGGATCTACTTAGACGGACAATACGTAAAAAAGGAAGACGCAGTTGTATCTGTGTACGACCATGGTTTTCTATATGGAGATGGAGTGTTCGAAGGCATTCGAATGTACGACGGCAACGTATTCCGTCTGGAAGAACATGTTGATCGCCTTTATGATTCTGCCAAATCGATCATGTTGCACATCGAAGTGTCGAAACAGGAGATGGGTGACATCATTGTGGATACATTGAAGAAAAACAAGCTGGAAAATGCCTACATACGGGTGGTCATCTCCAGGGGAGTCGGAAATCTGGGTCTGGACCCTTTCACCTGCAGGAAGCCGCAGATCATCGTCATTGCCGAACAGCTGGCCTTGTTCCCGAAAAGCCTGTATGAAACTGGGATCGATATCGTGACGGTAGCGAGCAGGCGGAACCGGGCGGATGTCCTGTCACCGAAGGTTAAATCATTAAACTACTTAAATAATATTCTCGTAAAAATCGAAGCGAATCTGGCAGGTGTCAGTGAAGCCTTGATGCTGAACGATCAGGGATATGTCGCGGAAGGGTCTGCAGACAATATCTTCATCGTCAAAAAAGGGAAGATCCTGACGCCGCCTGGATATGTCGGGGCGCTTGAAGGGATCACCCGTAATGCGATCATCGAGATTGCGGAGAAATTAGGCTTCGAGATGAAAGAAGAAGTTTTCACCCGTCACGATGTCTATACAGCGGATGAGGTGTTCTTGACGGGAACCGCAGCCGAAGTCATCGCCGTTGTGAAAGTGGACGGCAGGGTGATCGGTGAAGGAAAGCCCGGGAAGTATACAAACCAATTATTGCAGGAGTTCAGAAACACTGTCACGCAGGATGGAAGAAAAGTTTACAAACAAAATGCACAGGTTGGCTAA
- a CDS encoding fumarylacetoacetate hydrolase family protein → MKLVSFLTDGSVRAGMLQGNLVADIHAVSGGSLPKEMAAVIELGDEGLSEMRGLGPFSKGETGVHELKDVTLKSPIPRPVSIRDFYAFEEHVKTARKRRGLDVVPEWYDIPVFYFTNHLAVKGPLDTVEKPADCGWLDYELEIACVIGKEGRDITADEADDHIYGYLIMNDWSARDIQKHEMKVGLGPAKGKDFATSLGPYLVTKDELEPYRQGDRYDLSMTAKVNGQLLSEGNYRDIHYTFGEMIERASKGVTLYPGEVIGSGTVGTGCILELGTEVHRWLEAGDVVELEITGLGLLKNRIAERREGEVHVLSSTGEHTP, encoded by the coding sequence GTGAAGCTGGTCAGTTTTTTAACAGATGGAAGTGTAAGAGCCGGAATGCTGCAGGGAAACCTTGTCGCCGATATCCATGCGGTGAGCGGCGGATCACTCCCGAAAGAGATGGCGGCCGTCATCGAACTGGGTGATGAGGGGCTGTCTGAAATGAGGGGGCTCGGCCCTTTTTCAAAAGGGGAAACAGGGGTGCATGAGCTGAAAGATGTCACGCTGAAATCGCCAATCCCGCGGCCCGTAAGCATCAGGGACTTCTATGCATTTGAAGAACATGTGAAGACAGCCCGGAAGCGGAGGGGGCTCGATGTGGTACCGGAATGGTATGACATCCCGGTCTTCTATTTTACGAATCACCTGGCTGTCAAAGGCCCGCTTGATACGGTCGAGAAGCCGGCTGATTGCGGGTGGCTCGATTATGAGCTGGAAATCGCCTGCGTCATCGGGAAAGAAGGAAGGGACATCACGGCGGATGAGGCGGATGATCATATATACGGGTATTTGATCATGAACGATTGGAGTGCCCGGGACATTCAGAAGCATGAGATGAAAGTCGGACTCGGTCCTGCGAAAGGGAAGGATTTCGCGACATCCCTCGGCCCATATCTGGTCACGAAGGATGAACTGGAACCATACCGGCAGGGCGACCGTTACGACCTGTCCATGACGGCAAAAGTGAACGGGCAGCTGTTGTCCGAAGGGAACTACCGGGACATTCATTATACATTCGGGGAGATGATCGAGCGGGCATCGAAGGGGGTCACCCTGTATCCCGGTGAGGTCATCGGCTCCGGTACGGTCGGAACAGGTTGCATACTGGAACTCGGGACAGAGGTCCACCGCTGGCTGGAGGCCGGTGATGTAGTGGAGTTGGAGATTACCGGATTAGGATTATTGAAGAATAGAATTGCAGAGAGAAGAGAGGGGGAAGTTCATGTACTATCGTCAACTGGGGAGCATACCCCATAA
- a CDS encoding homogentisate 1,2-dioxygenase, with translation MYYRQLGSIPHKRHTMFKKDDGTLYREQVMGTKGFSGTQSILYHHHLPTAVAKTEYLGSYMPEFEEDSALRHRHFFTDKVEKKGCALKSREYLLGNSDLLIGTAYVTEEMGSFYRNGDGDEMLYIHFGKGKVETMFGTVTYGKGDYVVIPIGTIYRVVPEEDTKMLIVESFSQITTPRRYRNEYGQLLEHSPFCERDIRGPEKLETVDEKGEFEVITKSRGALHSHVLNHHPLDVVGWDGYLYPWVFNIEDFEPITGRVHQPPPVHQTFEGHNFVVCSFVPRLYDYHPESIPAPYNHSNVNSDELLYYVEGNFMSRKGIKEGSITLHPSGIPHGPHPGTTEASIGKKETLELAVMIDTFKPLKIVKQAHDVEDPNYMFTWV, from the coding sequence ATGTACTATCGTCAACTGGGGAGCATACCCCATAAACGTCATACTATGTTTAAAAAGGATGATGGCACGCTGTACAGGGAGCAGGTGATGGGGACGAAGGGATTCTCGGGCACACAGTCGATCCTCTATCATCATCATTTGCCGACAGCTGTCGCGAAAACCGAATACTTAGGAAGTTATATGCCGGAATTTGAAGAAGACAGTGCCCTTCGTCATCGTCATTTCTTCACAGACAAAGTCGAGAAAAAAGGCTGTGCCTTAAAGAGCCGGGAATATTTGCTCGGTAATTCGGATCTGTTGATCGGAACCGCTTATGTCACCGAGGAAATGGGCAGCTTCTACCGGAATGGTGACGGGGATGAAATGCTCTATATCCATTTTGGCAAAGGGAAAGTGGAGACGATGTTCGGTACCGTCACATACGGAAAAGGTGATTATGTGGTGATCCCGATCGGAACCATTTACCGTGTCGTCCCGGAAGAAGATACGAAAATGCTGATCGTCGAGTCCTTCTCTCAGATCACGACGCCCCGCCGTTACCGTAACGAATACGGGCAGCTGCTTGAGCACAGCCCGTTTTGTGAACGTGATATCAGGGGACCGGAAAAGCTTGAAACGGTGGATGAAAAGGGCGAATTCGAAGTGATCACGAAATCAAGGGGTGCCCTTCATTCACACGTATTGAACCATCACCCCCTCGACGTCGTCGGCTGGGATGGATATTTGTATCCTTGGGTGTTCAATATCGAGGATTTCGAACCGATCACCGGCCGCGTCCATCAGCCGCCTCCTGTCCATCAAACGTTTGAAGGCCATAACTTCGTTGTGTGCTCATTCGTGCCGCGGTTATATGATTATCATCCTGAATCGATTCCGGCCCCATATAATCACAGCAACGTAAACAGCGATGAGCTCCTGTACTATGTGGAAGGGAACTTCATGAGCCGGAAAGGGATTAAGGAAGGATCGATCACCCTTCATCCAAGCGGGATTCCCCACGGCCCTCATCCAGGAACGACGGAAGCGAGCATCGGCAAAAAAGAGACCCTCGAGCTCGCCGTGATGATCGATACATTCAAACCGTTGAAGATTGTCAAACAGGCACACGATGTCGAAGATCCCAATTATATGTTCACATGGGTATAA